A section of the Solitalea canadensis DSM 3403 genome encodes:
- a CDS encoding OmpA/MotB family protein, whose amino-acid sequence MRKIPMALAILCTPFLFSCVSSKKLKFVKAEKDDLATQYQQLQVKQQDCEGQLSKANSQIENLNQQLSYLKENNTAALKQLQDMSVISASQAESIKKSMENIGAKDAYIQDLQKSIARKDSLNMALVMNLKGAVGDLNDKDINIKVDKGVVYIDISDKLLFNSGSYTITNQAKVVLGKVAKVLINQPAIEFMVEGHTDTNPIKNNCIQDNWDLSVKRATSVIRVLQNDYGIPPARMAASGRSEFIPIADNTTAEGRAANRRTRIVILPQLDQFFKLLETPKK is encoded by the coding sequence ATGAGAAAAATACCTATGGCGCTAGCCATATTATGTACTCCGTTTTTATTCTCATGTGTGAGTTCTAAAAAGTTAAAATTCGTAAAAGCAGAAAAAGATGACCTTGCAACCCAATATCAACAACTGCAGGTAAAACAACAAGATTGCGAAGGTCAGTTAAGTAAAGCTAACTCTCAAATTGAGAATCTTAATCAACAACTTTCCTATTTAAAAGAAAATAATACCGCGGCCTTGAAACAACTGCAAGACATGTCGGTAATTTCTGCATCGCAAGCTGAGAGTATCAAAAAATCAATGGAAAATATCGGCGCAAAAGACGCTTACATACAAGATCTGCAAAAATCAATTGCCCGTAAAGACTCCTTGAATATGGCATTAGTGATGAACTTAAAAGGTGCTGTAGGAGATTTAAACGATAAAGACATCAACATAAAAGTAGATAAAGGTGTGGTTTACATCGATATTTCTGATAAGCTTTTGTTTAACAGTGGTAGTTACACTATTACCAACCAGGCAAAAGTTGTATTAGGTAAAGTTGCTAAAGTATTAATAAATCAACCTGCGATTGAGTTTATGGTTGAAGGACATACTGACACTAACCCAATAAAAAACAATTGTATTCAGGATAATTGGGACTTGAGTGTTAAAAGAGCAACATCTGTTATAAGAGTGCTTCAAAATGATTATGGAATTCCTCCTGCTCGCATGGCAGCATCAGGAAGAAGTGAATTTATTCCAATTGCCGATAATACCACCGCCGAAGGTAGAGCAGCTAATCGCCGCACAAGAATTGTGATTCTTCCTCAGTTAGACCAATTCTTCAAATTATTGGAAACTCCTAAAAAATAA
- a CDS encoding B12-binding domain-containing radical SAM protein encodes MSKLKIGVIDLVSKGPNNTLWARIMHANMASIMPQVVATWCEQEGHDVKLICYTGTEDLRKELPQGMDLIFICAFTQAALLSYALSNYFRNQGIVTVLGGPHSRSYPDDACKYFDYVTGFTHKSTIVQILNNCTPQRPLGKYLSEANQPASLPGVVERWRFIESTLKKAPFLKIVPMIGSVGCPYTCPFCIDATVPYQALDFETLKNDLRFLLTKFKKPLIVWHDPNFGVRFESYMDAIASVAPPKSFEFIAESSLSILTEDHLKVMQQNGFNAMLPGIESWYELGNKSRTSHNCGEEKLLKISAHVNMIFRYIPYLQANFVLGLDSDEGNEPFELTKRFVDLSPAAFPGYSLLSAFGESAPLNLEYQKTNRVLPFPFHFLNNHLAMNVKPKNYEWIDFYNKVIDLTEYSFSKKAIYRRIKATPSFTSKWMNLMRAISSEGWGRLRFYREVRKNLIENKPFRQYFEGETTVLPQFYINIIKKDLGEWWEWLPAGSINHNPNIYLHKTSQQVNQLS; translated from the coding sequence ATGTCAAAGCTCAAGATTGGAGTTATCGATTTGGTTAGTAAAGGACCTAATAATACGTTATGGGCCAGAATAATGCATGCCAATATGGCGAGCATTATGCCTCAAGTGGTTGCAACATGGTGTGAGCAGGAAGGGCACGATGTAAAATTAATTTGTTATACGGGTACCGAAGATTTGCGGAAAGAGTTACCACAAGGCATGGACCTAATATTTATCTGTGCATTTACCCAGGCAGCCCTTTTATCCTATGCGCTCAGTAATTATTTCCGAAACCAAGGTATTGTTACCGTATTAGGTGGGCCACACTCGCGTTCTTATCCGGATGATGCTTGTAAATATTTTGATTATGTAACTGGATTTACCCACAAATCTACAATTGTTCAAATTCTAAATAATTGTACCCCACAACGTCCGCTAGGCAAATATCTTTCGGAAGCGAACCAACCAGCTAGCCTACCTGGAGTGGTAGAGCGTTGGCGTTTTATCGAATCTACATTAAAAAAAGCACCGTTTCTTAAAATTGTACCCATGATAGGCAGTGTAGGTTGTCCATACACCTGCCCATTCTGTATTGATGCAACCGTTCCCTATCAGGCCCTTGATTTTGAAACACTAAAAAATGACTTACGTTTCTTACTCACAAAATTCAAAAAACCATTAATCGTTTGGCATGATCCCAATTTTGGGGTTAGGTTTGAGAGCTACATGGATGCAATAGCTTCTGTTGCACCTCCCAAAAGTTTCGAGTTTATTGCTGAAAGTAGTCTTTCTATTCTTACAGAAGATCATCTAAAAGTGATGCAGCAAAATGGATTCAATGCAATGCTGCCCGGTATTGAATCATGGTATGAATTAGGTAATAAATCCAGAACCTCGCATAATTGCGGAGAAGAAAAGCTCCTGAAAATATCAGCACATGTTAACATGATATTTCGCTATATCCCCTATTTACAAGCCAATTTTGTATTAGGACTCGACAGTGATGAAGGAAATGAACCTTTTGAACTCACTAAGCGATTTGTAGACCTTTCTCCAGCTGCATTTCCAGGTTATTCGTTATTATCTGCATTTGGAGAATCAGCGCCTTTGAATCTTGAATATCAAAAAACTAACAGGGTATTACCGTTCCCATTCCATTTCTTGAACAATCATTTGGCTATGAATGTTAAACCCAAAAACTATGAGTGGATCGATTTTTATAACAAGGTAATAGACTTAACGGAGTACTCATTTTCAAAAAAAGCAATTTACAGAAGAATTAAAGCTACACCAAGCTTTACGTCGAAGTGGATGAATTTAATGAGAGCAATATCTTCTGAGGGTTGGGGTCGTTTGCGGTTTTATCGCGAGGTTAGAAAAAACCTGATCGAAAACAAGCCTTTCAGACAATATTTTGAAGGAGAAACCACTGTACTTCCCCAATTTTACATTAATATTATTAAAAAGGATCTGGGTGAGTGGTGGGAGTGGTTACCCGCCGGCTCAATTAATCATAACCCCAATATCTATCTTCACAAAACTTCCCAGCAAGTAAATCAATTGAGTTAA
- the trxA gene encoding thioredoxin, which translates to MALVITDANFEEVVLKSDKPVLVDFWAEWCGPCRMVGPVVEELANEYAGKAVIGKVDVDNNPEVSMKFGIRNIPALLFFKNGEIVDKQIGAVPKSVLAGKLEAQLS; encoded by the coding sequence ATGGCTTTAGTAATAACCGACGCAAACTTCGAAGAAGTTGTATTGAAATCAGATAAACCTGTATTAGTTGATTTCTGGGCAGAATGGTGTGGCCCATGCCGCATGGTGGGTCCAGTTGTTGAAGAGTTAGCGAATGAATATGCTGGCAAAGCAGTTATTGGAAAAGTTGATGTGGATAATAACCCAGAAGTTTCAATGAAATTTGGTATCCGTAACATTCCAGCTTTGTTATTCTTCAAAAATGGTGAAATTGTAGATAAACAAATTGGCGCAGTTCCAAAATCGGTTTTAGCCGGTAAATTGGAAGCTCAATTAAGCTAA
- a CDS encoding sensor histidine kinase has protein sequence MRLQAKFALYNILTKIAIILSVYILFELTVERVAYNHLDARILQKKELIMSKLSSKSISEYISEQDTDFASYNILKEEYILLKVIPPVKEQTTVGNFSDEQRIIENQTSNYRILTYDFDFQGQQYQLEIGESLASIKQFQTSLRTYTTIVLCVAVLLSLLTDFLFTGFLLRPLSSIINKRLENVNDPSHFNYEMIKTSTTDFQHLDNQLKDMLKRISHSFFTQKEFIANVSHELLTPISILKTRFENLLNEEDINEEMQNQIYSSLNTLHWLKNIVNSLLLISKIENEQFEQNEEIDLDKLLEKIYEDVEHRLEEKSIRVQLNLQHQYHFYGNASLIRTMLFNVITNAIKYNKQEGTITITDDFENGHYQLTISDTGIGIDPKKLKVIFNRFEKLDSTSENSHGLGLSIVQSVANFHKIKIDINSVSQVGTSFIFHFPS, from the coding sequence ATGCGTTTACAAGCCAAATTTGCCTTATATAATATCCTGACAAAAATTGCTATTATACTGTCGGTTTATATTTTATTTGAGCTTACCGTTGAACGTGTTGCTTATAATCACCTTGATGCTCGTATTCTTCAGAAAAAAGAATTGATTATGAGCAAATTATCAAGTAAAAGTATTTCTGAATATATTTCTGAACAAGACACCGACTTTGCCAGTTATAATATTTTAAAAGAAGAATACATTTTACTTAAAGTTATTCCACCTGTAAAAGAGCAGACTACAGTTGGCAATTTTTCGGATGAACAAAGGATAATTGAAAACCAAACCAGTAACTATCGCATTTTAACATATGACTTTGACTTTCAAGGTCAGCAGTATCAATTGGAGATTGGAGAAAGTCTGGCTAGTATCAAACAATTTCAAACCTCATTAAGGACTTATACAACCATTGTTTTATGTGTTGCGGTTTTACTTTCATTACTTACCGACTTTTTATTCACCGGTTTTCTGTTGCGACCTCTGTCTTCTATTATTAACAAGCGTCTTGAGAACGTTAATGATCCATCTCATTTCAACTATGAAATGATAAAGACCTCTACAACTGATTTTCAACACCTGGATAATCAACTGAAGGATATGTTGAAGCGGATTTCACATTCTTTTTTTACTCAAAAAGAATTTATCGCCAATGTTTCACACGAACTTTTAACACCAATATCAATTCTTAAAACAAGGTTTGAAAATCTTTTAAATGAAGAAGATATCAACGAGGAGATGCAGAATCAAATCTATTCTTCATTAAACACATTACATTGGTTAAAGAATATTGTAAATAGTCTATTGCTCATCTCAAAAATTGAAAACGAGCAATTTGAACAAAATGAGGAAATTGATCTGGATAAACTACTGGAGAAAATTTACGAAGATGTGGAACATCGACTCGAAGAAAAGTCAATTCGGGTTCAGTTAAACTTGCAGCATCAATATCATTTTTATGGCAATGCATCACTTATTAGAACCATGCTTTTCAATGTGATTACGAATGCAATAAAATATAATAAGCAAGAAGGAACTATTACTATTACCGATGATTTCGAAAACGGACATTACCAATTAACAATTAGCGATACGGGAATTGGCATTGACCCTAAAAAATTGAAAGTAATATTTAATCGTTTTGAAAAGCTGGATTCCACAAGTGAAAACAGTCATGGTTTAGGTTTATCGATTGTTCAGAGTGTGGCAAATTTCCATAAAATTAAAATAGACATTAATTCAGTTTCACAAGTAGGCACCAGTTTCATATTTCATTTCCCATCCTAG
- a CDS encoding SRPBCC domain-containing protein has protein sequence MQEPNITIWSGFSGLEDKPENYSLITYTINPVNAQKTLFTWTQKGFGSEDGYNHSKDGMAEFLAGIKAIMER, from the coding sequence ATACAAGAACCTAACATTACTATCTGGAGCGGATTTTCTGGACTGGAGGATAAACCTGAAAATTATTCATTAATTACTTACACAATTAATCCGGTTAACGCCCAAAAAACTTTATTTACCTGGACTCAGAAAGGTTTTGGAAGTGAAGATGGATATAATCATTCCAAAGATGGCATGGCAGAGTTTCTTGCAGGAATTAAGGCCATTATGGAACGATAA
- a CDS encoding autotransporter domain-containing protein: MKKHLFLIAALIVATFTANAQISKGNQAIGLSFSGGSNSIKNQTGNENEDGKNKNAAISFDYSYFVADKTAIGAFLGFTHSDANSISNGDDVLDSKGDSYAFGVFGKKYFMISDKFGGLGQLSLSGSDFKSESTNIVADVSSKFKSWALGTGVNAGFVFFPWKRLGIETSLNVFNLSYNESTTTHSSGVITKGSGYNLSSSFTQSFEDIKFTLRYHFGFKK, from the coding sequence ATGAAAAAACATCTATTTTTAATAGCTGCACTTATTGTAGCAACATTTACTGCAAATGCACAAATCAGTAAAGGAAACCAAGCTATTGGATTAAGTTTTTCAGGTGGTTCCAATAGTATTAAAAACCAGACTGGTAATGAAAATGAGGATGGGAAGAATAAAAATGCGGCTATTTCCTTCGATTACAGTTATTTTGTAGCTGATAAAACGGCAATTGGTGCATTCTTAGGATTTACCCATTCTGATGCTAATTCAATCTCAAATGGCGATGATGTTTTGGACTCAAAAGGAGATTCATATGCATTCGGTGTTTTTGGGAAAAAGTACTTTATGATTTCAGATAAATTCGGGGGACTTGGACAATTATCACTATCCGGATCAGATTTTAAAAGTGAAAGTACAAATATAGTAGCTGATGTTTCGTCAAAGTTTAAATCATGGGCTTTAGGAACAGGAGTTAATGCAGGATTTGTATTTTTCCCTTGGAAACGATTAGGAATTGAAACCAGTTTGAATGTATTTAATCTTTCTTACAATGAATCCACTACAACTCATTCTTCTGGAGTAATTACCAAAGGTTCTGGATATAATCTATCGTCATCTTTTACTCAAAGTTTTGAAGATATCAAATTCACCCTGCGTTACCATTTCGGATTTAAGAAGTAA
- the dnaE gene encoding DNA polymerase III subunit alpha, with protein MPEFSHLHVHTQFSLLDGAADISKLYKKAANDGMRALAITDHGNMFGVFKFVAEAGKFDNKVKPIVGCEFYVVADRHEKKFTKEKKDKRYHQLFLAKNAQGYKNLTKLCSYGFMEGLYSKWPRIDKELVLQYHEGLIATTCCIGASVPQAILNEGEEAGEKEFKWWLDVFGEDYYIELQRHNLPEQEKVNEVLLRFAKKYNVKIIASNDSHYVDQADANAHDILLCINTGDIQATPIATDEEGGKGYRFGFPNDQFFFKTQAEMNALFSDIPEAIDNTNEIVDKVDLLKLKQDILLPNFPIPPGFVDQMQYLEHITWEGARARYGDTLDADKEERINFELHTIRTMGFAGYFLIVSDFIKAGRDMGVFIGPGRGSAAGSAVAYCIGITNIDPIKYNLLFERFLNPDRKSMPDIDTDFDDEGRQRVIDYVVDKYGKNQVAQIITYGSMAAKMSIKDVARALDLPLPDSNAMAKLVPDKPGISLDRVMNAPLDGDKSLKDKEGLGPEDLENVKQLREIREGSDLRSKVIKEALILEGSIRGTGIHAAGIIIAPEDLTNIVPVAVAKDSDLLVTQYEGKVIEDAGVIKMDFLGLKTLTIIRDALKMIKENHGVEIDIDYIPLTDEKTFELYQRGETNGTFQFESPGMQKYLKDLVPDKFEDLIAMNALYRPGPIEYIPDFIERKHGRKAVEYDLADMEEYLFDTYGITVYQEQVMLLSQKLANFTKGDADVLRKAMGKKDRKTLDKLKPQFIENAKLKGHDAKVLEKVWTDWEAFASYAFNKSHSTCYAFVAYQTAYLKAHYPAEYMASVLTHTKGQIDKITFFMEECKRIGVPVLGPDVNESDLHFTATKKGQIRFGLSGIKGLGEAAIESLVTERKENGPYESVYDFARRVNLRSVNKKSWENLVYSGAFDCYDEYHRARYFGVNLADRLNGIERLVKYGNDFVSNKNSAQNSLFGGTADAHVPEPPMPESEEWSLLQKLSFEKEVVGMYISGHPLDDYKLEIDNFCNAKITELATPKPGTLVVAGIITAAEERLTKTGKPFGGFTFEDYSGSHRMVMFSEDYLKNKHFFQSGLCVFVKGMFKPRFGQADNLEFKVESIQLLSEIREKMAKNATLSFPLHEVTLEFIDNLETLCKAHPGNCKLKLNVVDPIERIVLDLPSKSIKIDPNNTFMNELSKFKNVNFTLN; from the coding sequence ATGCCTGAATTTTCGCACTTACACGTACATACTCAATTTTCGCTGCTCGATGGAGCTGCCGATATTTCTAAGCTCTATAAAAAAGCGGCTAATGATGGCATGCGCGCTCTTGCTATTACTGATCACGGTAATATGTTCGGTGTGTTTAAGTTTGTTGCAGAAGCCGGGAAATTTGATAATAAGGTAAAACCAATCGTTGGCTGTGAATTTTACGTGGTTGCAGATCGTCATGAGAAGAAGTTTACCAAAGAAAAAAAGGACAAACGTTATCATCAGTTATTCTTAGCAAAAAATGCTCAAGGGTACAAAAACCTTACTAAACTGTGTTCTTATGGTTTTATGGAAGGTTTATATAGCAAATGGCCTCGTATTGATAAAGAACTGGTTTTACAATATCATGAAGGCCTTATTGCCACAACTTGTTGTATTGGAGCCTCGGTCCCTCAAGCTATTTTGAATGAAGGGGAAGAAGCCGGAGAGAAAGAATTTAAATGGTGGCTGGATGTTTTTGGAGAAGATTATTACATTGAATTGCAACGACATAATTTGCCGGAACAAGAAAAAGTGAATGAGGTTTTGCTTCGTTTCGCTAAAAAATACAATGTAAAAATTATTGCATCTAATGATTCGCACTATGTAGATCAAGCCGATGCCAATGCCCACGATATTTTGTTGTGTATTAACACGGGTGATATTCAGGCAACGCCAATTGCAACGGATGAAGAGGGTGGTAAGGGGTATCGCTTTGGTTTCCCTAATGATCAGTTCTTCTTTAAAACGCAGGCCGAAATGAATGCACTTTTTAGTGATATTCCTGAAGCCATTGATAATACCAATGAAATTGTTGATAAGGTAGACCTGCTAAAATTAAAGCAGGATATTTTATTACCAAACTTCCCGATCCCGCCAGGATTTGTGGATCAAATGCAGTATTTGGAACATATAACTTGGGAAGGTGCAAGAGCACGTTATGGTGATACACTTGATGCAGATAAGGAAGAGCGTATCAACTTTGAGTTGCACACCATCCGTACGATGGGTTTTGCCGGATATTTCCTTATTGTATCAGATTTCATCAAGGCAGGTCGTGATATGGGCGTATTTATTGGTCCTGGTCGTGGTTCTGCAGCAGGATCTGCGGTTGCCTATTGTATCGGCATTACCAATATCGACCCCATTAAATATAATCTCCTGTTTGAGCGTTTCCTGAATCCAGATCGTAAGTCGATGCCCGATATTGATACGGACTTTGATGATGAAGGCCGTCAGCGGGTAATTGATTATGTGGTTGATAAATATGGCAAAAACCAGGTAGCTCAGATTATTACCTATGGCTCAATGGCCGCTAAAATGAGTATAAAGGATGTGGCTCGGGCACTCGACCTGCCGCTTCCCGACTCAAACGCAATGGCTAAGTTGGTGCCTGATAAACCGGGTATTTCACTAGATAGGGTCATGAATGCGCCTTTGGATGGTGATAAATCACTAAAAGATAAAGAAGGCCTTGGTCCTGAAGATTTAGAAAACGTAAAACAACTTCGTGAAATTCGAGAAGGAAGTGATTTACGTTCAAAAGTAATTAAGGAGGCTTTAATTCTTGAAGGATCTATTCGTGGTACAGGTATTCACGCTGCAGGTATTATCATTGCTCCAGAGGACCTTACCAATATTGTTCCTGTAGCCGTAGCTAAGGATTCTGATCTGTTGGTTACTCAGTATGAAGGAAAAGTAATTGAAGATGCTGGTGTAATTAAAATGGACTTTTTGGGTTTAAAAACCCTTACCATTATACGCGATGCATTAAAAATGATCAAAGAGAATCATGGGGTTGAAATTGATATTGATTATATCCCATTGACGGATGAGAAGACCTTTGAATTGTATCAACGCGGTGAAACAAACGGTACGTTCCAGTTTGAGAGTCCGGGTATGCAGAAGTACCTGAAAGATCTGGTACCTGACAAATTCGAAGACTTGATTGCCATGAACGCCCTTTATCGTCCCGGACCTATTGAGTATATCCCTGACTTTATTGAACGTAAACACGGTCGTAAAGCCGTTGAATACGATTTGGCCGACATGGAAGAGTATCTTTTTGATACCTATGGTATTACCGTATATCAGGAGCAGGTGATGTTGCTTTCGCAGAAGCTAGCCAATTTTACAAAAGGTGATGCGGATGTGCTTCGTAAAGCAATGGGTAAGAAAGACCGTAAAACACTTGATAAACTAAAACCTCAGTTTATTGAAAATGCTAAGTTAAAAGGTCATGATGCCAAAGTATTAGAAAAGGTATGGACCGACTGGGAAGCATTTGCATCGTACGCATTTAACAAATCGCACTCTACTTGTTATGCATTTGTGGCTTATCAAACGGCCTATTTGAAAGCCCATTATCCGGCTGAGTACATGGCCTCGGTATTAACACATACCAAAGGGCAGATCGATAAAATTACTTTCTTTATGGAAGAATGTAAGCGTATCGGAGTACCTGTATTAGGTCCGGATGTAAATGAAAGCGATCTCCACTTTACTGCTACTAAAAAAGGTCAGATTCGCTTCGGACTTTCTGGTATTAAAGGATTAGGAGAGGCTGCTATAGAAAGCTTGGTAACCGAAAGAAAGGAAAATGGACCTTATGAATCAGTTTATGATTTTGCTCGCAGGGTAAACCTTCGTTCAGTAAATAAAAAATCATGGGAGAACCTTGTTTATTCAGGTGCTTTTGATTGTTATGATGAATATCATCGTGCTCGCTATTTTGGTGTTAACCTGGCTGATCGTTTAAACGGTATTGAACGTTTAGTAAAATATGGTAACGATTTTGTAAGTAATAAAAATAGTGCTCAAAACTCGTTGTTTGGAGGAACAGCAGATGCGCATGTTCCAGAACCACCAATGCCTGAATCGGAAGAGTGGAGTTTATTACAGAAGCTAAGTTTTGAAAAAGAGGTAGTGGGAATGTATATTTCTGGTCACCCTCTTGATGACTATAAACTGGAGATTGATAACTTCTGTAATGCAAAAATAACTGAGCTGGCTACTCCTAAACCAGGAACATTGGTTGTTGCCGGAATTATTACAGCTGCGGAAGAGCGTTTAACCAAAACGGGTAAACCGTTTGGCGGATTTACCTTCGAGGATTATTCGGGTAGTCATCGTATGGTCATGTTCTCCGAAGATTATTTAAAGAATAAACATTTTTTTCAATCGGGGTTATGTGTGTTTGTAAAGGGAATGTTTAAGCCACGTTTCGGGCAAGCAGATAACTTGGAGTTCAAAGTGGAGAGCATTCAACTGCTGTCAGAAATTCGCGAAAAAATGGCTAAGAATGCCACATTGTCATTTCCCTTGCATGAGGTTACGTTAGAGTTCATCGACAACCTTGAGACTTTGTGTAAGGCTCATCCCGGTAATTGCAAATTGAAATTAAATGTGGTTGATCCGATTGAGCGAATCGTCTTGGATCTACCTTCAAAATCAATAAAAATTGATCCTAATAATACATTCATGAATGAATTAAGTAAGTTCAAGAATGTAAATTTCACTTTGAATTAA
- a CDS encoding DUF58 domain-containing protein, which translates to MLENKEELQQINLEILANQVVEGFITGLHKSPFHGFSVEFAEHRLYNTGESVKNIDWKLFGRTDKLFTKRFEEETNLRCQLVIDASSSMYYPEGKDNKLQFSVYCAAALINLLKRQRDAFGLSVFADKVVLSTPAKSTTPHQRFLYFELEKLMADRPKQKTTAIVNALHEIAENIHKRSMVVIFSDMMESKEDEDDLFSALQHLKHNKHEVILFNVTDKRHEQDFRFENRPYLFVDVENGEEIKVQPGQVKEQYLKAMTEFKHNLMLKCAQYRIDFIDADMNEGFYPVLNSYLVKRNKMM; encoded by the coding sequence ATGCTCGAAAACAAAGAAGAACTACAGCAAATAAACCTTGAAATTTTGGCCAACCAGGTTGTTGAAGGATTTATTACGGGTTTACATAAAAGCCCGTTTCATGGTTTTTCTGTTGAGTTTGCCGAACATCGCTTATATAATACAGGTGAGTCGGTAAAAAACATCGATTGGAAGTTATTCGGTCGTACTGATAAGTTATTTACCAAGCGATTTGAAGAAGAAACCAATTTACGATGTCAGTTGGTTATTGATGCGTCTTCGTCCATGTATTATCCTGAAGGAAAAGATAATAAGCTTCAATTCTCCGTTTATTGTGCAGCTGCCCTTATTAATTTGTTAAAACGTCAGCGTGATGCATTTGGATTAAGTGTTTTTGCTGACAAAGTAGTATTGTCTACTCCTGCAAAATCGACAACACCGCATCAACGCTTTCTATATTTTGAATTAGAAAAATTAATGGCCGACCGGCCTAAGCAAAAGACTACTGCGATTGTAAATGCTTTGCACGAGATAGCTGAAAATATTCACAAGCGATCAATGGTGGTTATTTTTAGCGACATGATGGAAAGTAAGGAAGATGAAGACGATCTTTTTTCAGCGCTCCAACATTTAAAGCACAACAAACATGAAGTGATCCTTTTTAATGTTACTGATAAACGACATGAACAGGATTTTAGATTTGAAAATCGTCCTTATTTGTTTGTTGACGTTGAGAACGGTGAAGAAATAAAAGTGCAGCCCGGACAGGTTAAAGAGCAGTATTTAAAAGCCATGACTGAGTTTAAGCATAATCTGATGCTTAAATGCGCTCAGTACAGGATTGATTTTATTGACGCTGATATGAATGAAGGGTTTTACCCGGTGCTTAATTCGTACCTGGTAAAAAGAAACAAGATGATGTAA
- a CDS encoding response regulator transcription factor encodes MNVLIIEDRYSLSDEIAKFLKYEGFLCDLAYNKREAAEKLFVNTYDFVLLDLGLPDGDGLDLLKEFRQLPNREDAIIVLTARGATEDKVKGLNLGADDYLGKPFDLSELHSRMHAILRRKHRLVKNDINLHGFVIDIQNREVSFKDSKINLTKKEFDILNFLVLNKNRVISRLQLTEHVWGDVLEINSDSNFVDVHVKNLRKKLQAHTPIDWFETVRSIGYKINN; translated from the coding sequence TTGAACGTTCTAATTATTGAAGACAGGTACAGCTTGTCTGATGAAATAGCAAAATTCCTTAAGTATGAGGGTTTTCTTTGTGATTTAGCTTACAATAAAAGAGAGGCTGCCGAAAAACTTTTCGTAAACACTTATGATTTTGTTTTACTCGACTTAGGTTTACCTGATGGAGATGGATTAGATTTACTAAAGGAATTCAGGCAACTTCCTAACCGCGAAGATGCAATTATTGTCTTAACTGCCAGGGGTGCTACCGAAGACAAGGTAAAAGGCCTGAATCTGGGCGCCGACGATTACCTGGGTAAACCATTCGATCTTTCTGAATTGCATTCACGGATGCATGCTATTTTACGACGCAAGCATCGTCTCGTTAAAAATGATATTAACTTGCACGGTTTTGTAATTGATATTCAGAACCGGGAAGTAAGTTTTAAGGACTCCAAAATTAACCTTACAAAAAAGGAATTTGATATCTTAAACTTCTTAGTTTTAAATAAAAACCGCGTTATTTCTCGCCTTCAATTAACTGAACATGTTTGGGGTGATGTTTTAGAGATAAACAGTGACTCCAACTTTGTTGATGTTCATGTAAAAAATCTTCGCAAAAAATTACAAGCCCACACTCCTATCGATTGGTTTGAAACGGTAAGAAGTATTGGTTATAAGATTAATAATTAG